A DNA window from Augochlora pura isolate Apur16 chromosome 9, APUR_v2.2.1, whole genome shotgun sequence contains the following coding sequences:
- the LOC144475122 gene encoding uncharacterized protein LOC144475122 isoform X2, producing the protein MRRQSNSACLSAGSSIGEPQIIVEESAQGDEEDDRHRNESPPRSLDPDLPSLNPDLLYPWRETRKHSLPTPQCTSGITASQVRRLSERGGEGSGLSPREAAFLSTLSQAPVPQAGGRRHSVVTISKLPTTPFGRNRRESIAALPLGGATRILPSRRDSKSGLSGPPSNSGSTHNLQLDIMDNITEIKLRKVRCKMYKTSTEQVCEFQPLEGNSSSQRYTQYQKTSPLQRRNSEMPRTMGASGSGTAGIVCSNTDLISILSSLATSATEINRCGEEASSLREESKSSWSGKTTEQKRNRLKSFRSNSFDVSILHEAKEKLADTSKAAATTIMAPSNWFTKRHQPMSKKQKPESLITASLNFKLDKSKVVKAVKETLGKSLPLGDIRHKVVWDDTSGTKVDAQVLGTAIEKILTAQKGNDSEASGSSSGKPSVSPNKQKTSKVTSWFSGNAKEQEQTESCEQSICSSLKDLFVK; encoded by the exons ATGAGGCGACAATCAAACAGCGCTTGCCTAAGCGCAGGAAGCAGCATTGGTGAACCGCAAATCATTGTGGAGGAAAGCGCCCAAGGTGACGAGGAGGATGATCGGCACAGGAACGAATCGCCGCCGCGATCTCTAGATCCAGATTTGCCATCGTTGAATCCAGATCTGTTATATCCATGGAGGGAAACCAGAAAGCACTCTTTGCCGACGCCGCAATGCACTTCCGGGATAACCGCATCCCAG GTGAGGCGATTGAGCGAGCGCGGCGGCGAAGGATCAGGACTATCGCCGAGGGAAGCCGCCTTCCTGTCAACTCTATCTCAAGCTCCAGTTCCGCAGGCAGGCGGCAGAAGGCATTCCGTCGTAACAATCTCTAAATTGCCGACGACTCCATTTGGACGTAATCGCCGGGAATCTATCGCCGCTTTGCCTCTAGGAGGAGCTACCAGAATATTACCCAGCCGCCGCGACTCGAAATCTGGTTTGTCCGGCCCGCCGAGCAACAGCGGCAGCACTCATAATCTTCAGCTGGACATCATGGACAATATTACGGAAATTAAACTGAGAAAG GTTCGCTGTAAAATGTACAAAACGTCGACGGAGCAGGTGTGCGAATTTCAGCCGTTGGAAGGCAACAGTTCCTCTCAGCGGTACACGCAATACCAGAAAACTTCGCCGCTGCAAAGACGGAACTCAGAAATGCCACGAACCATGGGCGCTTCCGGTTCCGGAACAGCCGGCATCGTCTGTTCGAACACCGATCTGATATCGATCTTGAGCTCGTTGGCAACATCGGCGACCGAGATCAATCGGTGCGGCGAGGAAGCGTCGAGCTTGCGGGAGGAGAGCAAGTCGAGTTGGTCCGGGAAGACGACCGAGCAGAAGCGAAATCGACTGAAAAGCTTCCGCTCGAACAGCTTCGACGTGTCCATTCTTCACGAGGCCAAGGAGAAGCTGGCCGACACCTCGAAAGCGGCCGCCACCACCATCATGGCGCCCTCGAATTGGTTCACTAAGAGGCATCAGCCAATGTCGAAAAAACAGAAACCGGAGAGCCTTATCACGGCCAGTTTGAACTTCAAGCTCGATAAATCGAAGGTTGTGAAAGCGGTGAAGGAAACGCTCGGGAAAAGCCTGCCGCTGGGGGATATCAGACACAAAGTTGTCTGGGATGACACCAGCGGTACTAAAGTAGATGCTCAG GTGTTAGGCACCGCCATCGAGAAGATACTGACCGCCCAAAAAGGAAATGACAGCGAAGCATCCGGATCATCATCTGGGAAACCGTCGGTATCGCCGAACAAACAGAAAACCAGCAAAGTGACCAGTTGGTTCTCCGGCAATGCAAAGGAGCAAGAGCAAACCGAGTCCTGCGAGCAATCAATCTGTTCGTCCCTAAAAGATCTCTTCGTTAAGTAA
- the LOC144475122 gene encoding uncharacterized protein LOC144475122 isoform X1, producing MRRQSNSACLSAGSSIGEPQIIVEESAQGDEEDDRHRNESPPRSLDPDLPSLNPDLLYPWRETRKHSLPTPQCTSGITASQVRRLSERGGEGSGLSPREAAFLSTLSQAPVPQAGGRRHSVVTISKLPTTPFGRNRRESIAALPLGGATRILPSRRDSKSGLSGPPSNSGSTHNLQLDIMDNITEIKLRKVRCKMYKTSTEQVCEFQPLEGNSSSQRYTQYQKTSPLQRRNSEMPRTMGASGSGTAGIVCSNTDLISILSSLATSATEINRCGEEASSLREESKSSWSGKTTEQKRNRLKSFRSNSFDVSILHEAKEKLADTSKAAATTIMAPSNWFTKRHQPMSKKQKPESLITASLNFKLDKSKVVKAVKETLGKSLPLGDIRHKVVWDDTSGTKVDAQKVGFQVLGTAIEKILTAQKGNDSEASGSSSGKPSVSPNKQKTSKVTSWFSGNAKEQEQTESCEQSICSSLKDLFVK from the exons ATGAGGCGACAATCAAACAGCGCTTGCCTAAGCGCAGGAAGCAGCATTGGTGAACCGCAAATCATTGTGGAGGAAAGCGCCCAAGGTGACGAGGAGGATGATCGGCACAGGAACGAATCGCCGCCGCGATCTCTAGATCCAGATTTGCCATCGTTGAATCCAGATCTGTTATATCCATGGAGGGAAACCAGAAAGCACTCTTTGCCGACGCCGCAATGCACTTCCGGGATAACCGCATCCCAG GTGAGGCGATTGAGCGAGCGCGGCGGCGAAGGATCAGGACTATCGCCGAGGGAAGCCGCCTTCCTGTCAACTCTATCTCAAGCTCCAGTTCCGCAGGCAGGCGGCAGAAGGCATTCCGTCGTAACAATCTCTAAATTGCCGACGACTCCATTTGGACGTAATCGCCGGGAATCTATCGCCGCTTTGCCTCTAGGAGGAGCTACCAGAATATTACCCAGCCGCCGCGACTCGAAATCTGGTTTGTCCGGCCCGCCGAGCAACAGCGGCAGCACTCATAATCTTCAGCTGGACATCATGGACAATATTACGGAAATTAAACTGAGAAAG GTTCGCTGTAAAATGTACAAAACGTCGACGGAGCAGGTGTGCGAATTTCAGCCGTTGGAAGGCAACAGTTCCTCTCAGCGGTACACGCAATACCAGAAAACTTCGCCGCTGCAAAGACGGAACTCAGAAATGCCACGAACCATGGGCGCTTCCGGTTCCGGAACAGCCGGCATCGTCTGTTCGAACACCGATCTGATATCGATCTTGAGCTCGTTGGCAACATCGGCGACCGAGATCAATCGGTGCGGCGAGGAAGCGTCGAGCTTGCGGGAGGAGAGCAAGTCGAGTTGGTCCGGGAAGACGACCGAGCAGAAGCGAAATCGACTGAAAAGCTTCCGCTCGAACAGCTTCGACGTGTCCATTCTTCACGAGGCCAAGGAGAAGCTGGCCGACACCTCGAAAGCGGCCGCCACCACCATCATGGCGCCCTCGAATTGGTTCACTAAGAGGCATCAGCCAATGTCGAAAAAACAGAAACCGGAGAGCCTTATCACGGCCAGTTTGAACTTCAAGCTCGATAAATCGAAGGTTGTGAAAGCGGTGAAGGAAACGCTCGGGAAAAGCCTGCCGCTGGGGGATATCAGACACAAAGTTGTCTGGGATGACACCAGCGGTACTAAAGTAGATGCTCAG AAAGTTGGTTTTCAGGTGTTAGGCACCGCCATCGAGAAGATACTGACCGCCCAAAAAGGAAATGACAGCGAAGCATCCGGATCATCATCTGGGAAACCGTCGGTATCGCCGAACAAACAGAAAACCAGCAAAGTGACCAGTTGGTTCTCCGGCAATGCAAAGGAGCAAGAGCAAACCGAGTCCTGCGAGCAATCAATCTGTTCGTCCCTAAAAGATCTCTTCGTTAAGTAA
- the LOC144475006 gene encoding uncharacterized protein LOC144475006, producing the protein MRFYAVCIFSVCIFSITVYISNAISDVTKSHSQEHAANFTADAHGPANFVDKDKPPGIVNLDEFSHTVDKIFNITSNGAMRKLGGWVTFAAGGAAIFLTRITYRF; encoded by the exons ATGAGGTTTTACGCTGTTTGCATCTTTAGTGTTTGCATCTTCTCTATCACTGTTTACATATCCAATGCAATCTCTGACGTAACGAAAA GTCATTCGCAAGAACATGCTGCCAATTTTACCGCCGACGCTCACGGACCTGCTAATTTTGTGGACAAAGATAAACCTCCAGGCATAGTCAACCTAGATGAGTTCTCGCACACAGTAGACAAGATTTTCAACATAACCAGTAATGGGGCGATGCGCAAATTAGGTGGATGGGTCACGTTCGCGGCAGGAGGAGCCGCCATTTTTCTTACAAGAATTACTTACAGATTCTAG